The Macaca fascicularis isolate 582-1 chromosome 5, T2T-MFA8v1.1 genome segment gatagatagatagatagatagaacaaGTTCATTTGGAGCTGACTCTATTTGAAGTGCTTCACAAATGTCTGGCCCTGAACCAGATGGCCTTCTCCACCTCTACTTGGGCACTGCCACAGTGTTAGACTAAATAGGAATATATCTCTGGAGGAAAATTGTTCGCTGGCCTTAATGTCCCTGGGTTAGAAACAGAAGATGGGAAGGGAGGACTACAGGGGGCAATAGTTGGCCCTGCTGTCTGTCCCTTCTTACCTCTCTGCTGGGCACGCAGTCCAGTAGTGAAAGGAAACATAGGCAACGTATCAATCTTCCATTACACTGGCTTAGACGACATATGTGTGCAGATGAGGACTTCTCTAACAGAGCTGTAAGATTTGAGGATCTCGTAGGAAAAGATAGCATGACCCTAAGCTGTTTGTAATTCCAGATGGATGGTTGGAAGGAGCAGTAGCTGGTGAAGGTAGCAACTCTCCCAAAAGCAATGAGAAATTTGATTATGTCTCCTATCCAACTTAGCTGAAGAAAACCCCAAAATACAGTCACCAGAACACTAAATATCTTATTTTGTAGAAgaatattttctggttttttgtttttgtgcagaggaggtagaaaaagaaaagaaaaagtgaatatcatTTCTGAACCTGCCTACATTCCCTGAAACATTTAGGAATTTATGAATTCATGAATCTTGTCTATTCTCTGAAATCTTGTAGAAGAGCCTGACCTCCTATTGCTATATCAATATAAGGGACTGAAGGGCAGAGTggtgctgcttttcttttttcaatattattgtaTTCCCAGAGCCATTTAGTAGGTGTGCAATAATTTTTTGATTACTAAAATGATGAATGCATGCCTGCTCGAAAGACAGGGTAGGCTCTCTCTCGGGTAAGGagtacatagaaaaataaatgtaggtTCTTAAAATTCTTGAAAGGCACAAGACTTCCAGGGGACACtccaactaaaaaataaaataaataaaactaatctAATACATGTTACTTGGCCAAAGAATTCTAGCATCCTGACATTTTTGTGGGCTTCCAGGAGAAGCAATTGGTTCAGTCACTTCTGTAACCCCTCTATCACATATAACAAAAAGGATATATAACtctctggctttaaaaaaaaaattccaactaaCCCTTTCAGGACATTGGGTTCTAACTGAAGGCCTTGCACTACGAATCCAAATACTCTGATAAAGTTAATAAACAACTAGAATATTTAATTTCTGTATCATCATTTGGGTCTCTTTCAGTTTCAACGGACAGAAAATGCAATCCAAGCTGCCTTAAGACAAAAGTGAAtgtggccgggagcggtggctcacgcctgtaatcccagcactttgggaggcagaggcgggcggatcacgaggtcaagagatcgagaccgtcctggctaacatggtgaaaccctgcctctaccaaaaatacaaaaaattagccaggcctagtggccggcgcctgtagtcccagctactccggaggctgaggcaggagaatggtgtgaacccgagaggcagagcttgcagtgagctgagatcgcgccactgcactccagcctgggcgacagagagagactctgtctcaaaaaaaaaaaaaaaaaaaaaaaaaaaaaaaaaagttaatgtattTGTTTATGAATGAAAATATCCAGAGATAGAACGTATTACAGCCATAGCTCGATTCCAAGCTCGAAAATCTCCATCTGGGTTTCACTTTTCTCCCACTCCCAGGTCTGCCTTCCTGAGAATCAGCTTTATTTTCAGACTTCTCATGGAAACACGAGAAGCTCTAAGCTCACATCTTCATTTTGCAAAGTCCAGTAGAAGAGAGTCCACTTCttcaagggaaggagaaaaaaaaaaaaaaaaaagtcccagaatGGTGGTTTTGTCTCTGATTGGCCAGACTTGTGTTACATACCCACTCATGCTACCAGGACATAAAGCTACCCCTGGCCAGACCTGAGCTGTGGATCTACCAGGGGGTCAGAGCAGCGGCTGACATCACCTAAAGCAAATGGGCTGCGGGGTGGGATCAAGTGGTTGGATCTTCCAAAATAAACTGGGGTACTGTTTCAACAAGAGTGAGTGTTGGGAAGCAAAACCACAAATGGCCAATACAAAGTATCATTAGTAGACTCACTTAATAAAATTCACATGTTAGTGGAatcaaatgaaatttttaaaaatatgtatcattcGATTCAGACTTCTACTCATACTATAGTTCTGGAGAGGGTAACCTCACACCTtgaatccaaaatatctcttcagtTGCTGGCCTTCCACTTGTCTTCAGGAGCTGGAACACATGGCCTTTGAAAAAAACCGGAGAACAGAGGAAACTCTTGCAGCCTCGCAGCCGCCCTGTGTCCAGTGCCAACCGCAGGAGCGCGACAGGAGGGGACCGCGCGGGTGCGCCCCACCCTTCCAGCGTCGCCTCGGGGACTCGCACCCCTTTCCCTGGCCGCACAAGACGTTTCATCCTTGGCGGCCGCCGCCAAGCCGCCGGGAGGGGTGGTCGGAACTGGCAGGCCTGGGCGGAACCCCCGGGGTCTCCTTGTCCAGGCCCGGGCAGCCAGATAGCAGGGCCGGTCCGGGCGGGAGCCCGGCCGATGGAGGCGGCTCGAGTCCTCAGCTCctgctccctccccttccccggGGTGGGCGCGCGcgggctgggagctgggaggcGGCGGCTCCCGCCCCGGGAGGCGGTGGcgagggcggcggcggcggcgcggccgGGCGGGTCCCGGGACCGCGGTTCTCCAGCGCAGGAGTCCCCGGCGCGCCGGCTGCTCTTGCCCCGCAGCCGCTGCCTGAGCGGCCGGAGTCGCCACCAGCTGTGTCCGCGGAGATCCCGGTCGCGGAGGGGAGGGGTCGCCCGCTCGTCGTCCCCGCCGGACCCCGGGCACCGCGTAGCACCTGAGAGCCACCCGGACGCAGGGCCCTGGGGAGCGGCTGAGATCGAAGACCCGAGGGAAGGAGGAGCCCACGGACGGCTACAGCCCCAGGTAATCTCCATGAAGGACGGGGCCGGTCTTCTCCTCGCCCAGAAACCCGAGCCGGGCGCCTTGGAATGCGGACTCCAGAGGCGGCACCTCGACCAGAGAAGTTTCTCGCGGCTTGAATGAGGGAGTCGTGAAACCGACCCTCGTTTTATTTAACCagcttttttttctcctgttttaaataagtttatttagacaatggaaagaaaaaaacaaacatcctcTTGAGTGACTGTGGGTTAGTAAATATAATCCTCAAAGTTTTTCATGGTGTGGTTATTTGCTTGCGCATATTTATTAACCTGTTAACTCTTCCGCTAGTCAGAAAATTGACATGTAAAATATTCTTTGAGGAACGTTTCAAGTTTTCTGTTGTATTCGGGCATCCTGTTATTTATCAGCTTAGTTAGCATCTGTCTTCCCCCAAGTGGTACCAAAGCCGGTCCCTTGGCGACGGATCTTGCATGTGACACTCTTGCCCTCTAGTGCCTCACCAGCTTGGTAGCAGTTTGATAGCTAATATTAATAAGATGTTACATAACATGAGAGTACTGGGCCAGGACTGGTGTTGCTGCCACTTGTAAAGTCAAAAAGCCTGAGCCGATGGTAGCGAGTGGTACTGTTTCCGTTTCTTTTCCATCTATTGCAACTTTCTCAAGCATTTTCAGCTCTGAACTTTAATTCCAGgtaagtgtatttatttatttatactgtgCATTAATGCTTCACTCATAAATGTAGGGGCTTTTAAGAGATAACaactttgttttcaaataatctaaaaatttCAAGATTGAACAAGTGCCTCATTTTATTCTTGAAGAAGAAATATAGAGCATTTTGATTAAATTAAGTGAAACAAAGGACCATCTCATTCAGGGATGATTGTAAAGCTTCCCTTCCGTAAAATTACAGTACTAAAGAAATGACCTCTTGTAATTGTTTAAGATATTCACCAGCTTATAATGATTCTGAAGTAGATTTGTTTAACAGATCACATGTCTGTTGCCTTGACAGAATTTTATAAGGAACATCAGAGACTTAAAACTAAGCTACCTGCCTATCTACACAGTAATGATCCTCAAAAGGCTTTCTATTTGATGCagtttatatacattatttaaaactatacaattaataaaattaaatggaaatggaaagaatCACTCTAGGTAtcaaatacacagaaattttaaatataaagaaaatgatatatcTTCTATTTAATATATCCATTTTGTGGGGGCAAGTGAAAGCAGAGTGACATCTTTAAAGGGTTTACTCAGAtcctttttcaaatagtttttctaatagCTGGATGCTGTTTAAACATCAGAGTTATTTAATGTTGAAAATGTATTAGTATCTATAttctttataaatgtatttaaatatagcAACATATGTAATCTGGAAGAGTTTAGAAGAAAACACTTCTAGACAATGCAAACAGCTACATTCTTAATACATTtgtattaaattaaaatacaaatcaaatatTGAGATGGGTGCAACTGATCTGGgacacactcttttttttttttctttttcccttagaAAATATCATATTATCAACTACTGAGCAATGCTGTTCACCACCAGAGAGCAGAATGATATGGCAGAGAAACTCTAGAATATCCGATATTCAgctgaaaggaatttttttttcctttttcttcatccaTAGCCTTTTATCAAtattatatttgagatggagatttCAAATATAAGTTTGAAAGAGgctccttttaaaaatagtactGAACATAAAAAAAGGCTTGCCTAAGAtaagctcttttttaaaaaatttctctggTTAACACAGTATCttccatttctaattttgttattgtttttctttatcatcttgatggtaaaacagaaaatttgtttctttgtgtaAATAATGTTAATTATAAGCTTGTCACATGAGTTAATTTTCTTCATAGTCTTTAAAATGAAGGATCCTCACATTACTAAAAtgttttagataaaataaaacttatctCTTTCTGGAGATATTTATTATAGTTTAGTTTGGTGGAGTTATATATGCCttctcttttaattaattttcttgaGAAAAGCATTATTTCTGATCATTGCAGCAAATATTAGAGTAATTTTTGGTGTAACTGAAAAGtttgttaaaaaaatatacaGTAGAAGAGATAAGCAGGCATTGGAGGTTCTTTTTCTAAGCCATGTGTTCTGCTAAAGAAGTTATTATAAGCTAAAATGTAACTATTTGTCTACCtgtcatttcaaaattttaaaactgtaaagaaattacagtctttttcttttaatcttggGACTCTGATTATATGACTTCCTTGAAACCTGGTTgagtttcagctgctttttggtGATTAGAGTCAATTTCTAAACTTAAATGTGCATTTATTaagatgcaaaataattttttaaaactacatataaATACTTTGTGATTTATATACACTATAAAACCAGGGAAATTAAATTAAGGTTAAAAACACTATTCTCAACTAAATGAATGCCTTGAATTTCTAATTGCTTCACAGTTCAGACAGTAAGGGAAAACAGTGGAAGTTTACTTTCCCTGTGCTATGTCTATTATAAATGAGCATTCATACTGAAATGCATGAACTCTGAACACCTGTCCAGATTAGGGAATGCTGCCAGGCCACAAAAGTACGACCTATATTATAAAGATAATTAGTCTGAACAATGCTCAGAACTATTTTATGACTGAAGTTTCTCTTAGAATAGTAAAGGgtgattttaatatttctttgtttgtctgtttgtttataGTAAAAAACTATACTCTTAGATACCTGGATATCACAATGAGTGATTTATTCTTTCATGTTACTCTGAACATTTTCATGGATTTCATGTAAGTtatagaacaagaaaaaaagtagtCAGGACCTACTACAATTAATTAATGTCtgtaataaattatttcccaaaatCTTCTACAAATTACTGAGGGCTATAATTCTGGATTATCTGTTGCCAAATAagagcttaaaaataaattattgcagTCCTATCCTAAAACTTTTAAGCATCTCAATGGTGAGTATCCATTGTACATACATTTCATTGctgaatgtttttgtttcattcaagTATTTGAAAATAACACGAAAGTAGACCTAAATTCTAGGCCTGGCTCTGCCAAGAGAGGAGTGGCCTTGAACAGCTCCCTTGCTGGCTCTGGGGCTTGATTTCTTCACCTGAAAAACGAGGATTCCAAGAGACCCTTTTTTATCCTGTTTGTTCAACATTTTAGAAATCACTCTGGAGGACAGAACGAAGACAGATAAGAAAACATCAGTAAATAATACAAAGTTTAACTTGATGATAAGTACTACTGTCTAGATTTTTGGTAGTAGGGATGTTACAGTTTATGCTCGTAGAATGGTTACCTTGTACCAGGCCCTGTTCTACTTTACATATTCATTTTTAGCTTATATAACCTTCACAAAGATTATTTAAGGTAAATATTATTCCTacttcacaaatgaggaaattgaggcactgAGAGGTTACCTACCTGCCTAAGATCACATCCTTGGAAAGTGGTGAAGCTGGTATTCAGTTTGAGTCTGGCTCCAGCACACATTCCTTTAACCATTATACTACATTGTCTCTCTGTAGGtttcaaatatttgttcttgATATGCCTCTTGATGTAATAGAGGCAATCCATATACCACTCCAACAATCTCCACCACTTCCCTTACATAcgaaatattcattcattcacccaggAGGTATTTACTAAGCATCTACTTTTGTGCCAGGCATAAAGCAGTCCACAGGACAATTAAACGTGGTGCCTTCCCTAGTTAAGTATATATGGTCTAGTTCAGGtgatttctttgtcttcttttgctACCCCTGTTAGGTTGAGTCTCACTTGTTCCAAAAAGTGCCCAAGGTAACAGAAGAATAATTTACCTGACTCCTTTATTGATGTGTCCATAGAATAGAAAGTAATAGAACCTTCAACCTCCTCAAGACTCCCTATATcgtatttttcattatttgtctcTACTCTGTTTGCATCATCTTCTCTCTGCAGATTGGCCGTCTTTCCTTCTCTGGTTCATGTAACCTGCCCTAAAACATAGCCAACACTGATCTGTAACTTTACATCTTATGGTCCAGGCAACCAATGAGAGGCCAGGATAACACTCTCTTGTTCCCATGAGTCTAATGAAGGACAAATAAAAGGTTTGGATTAGATCCTAAAAGCTGCATTGTCAGCACTCATATATGTCATATGTGAGCATGTGTGACAGAATATGTCGgcatgttttgatacatgcattCCGGTCCAATCTTAGAGGGTAAAGGCAGACATTTTCCCCCTTCAGTCATGTAGGGCAGAATAAACAGCAAACAGCAGTGGGGTGGTTTTCTTCTCTTGCATCACTGGATGGCATAACACTGAGGGAGGTGAATAAAATATAGTCTTCCCTTCATAATTTCTAATACAAAGACGGAGGGAGAATGACAATAGAAAGTCATTTTCCATTTAATGTACCAAACAAAGCTAATGCCCTCAAGTTCAGCTTTTCTCCcatccatcttttaaaaattacagttctAGAGACAGAGTGTATTCTTGGTCATACTCCATGTAAATCAGCTTCTTACTTGCCTACCACAGCAGGGTTTAATTAACATGACACAATTTCACACATTCTTTCCCGAAGAAAAGCTTGCTCTTGTCAATTTTCAATATTATTACTAAATTACTTTTAGCAAATCCATGTATTTGAGGCCTCCCACTGCATTTTTCGACattataaaatatagttttataattcattcctttttcagaAAAGGGAATATTGTTCAAgatcttttaaatatctttcatttATGTTAGAACCTGAAGCTCTTTAGTTATTAATACTCATTTTCCAGATGGTaatcttttttcacttttcttgtaCTGCCAACTTTAACATGATTCTATTTCATTTAGAAATTGATTTTTACTTTGGGATGATGGTGGGTGTTAGTGGAAGAGAAAAGATAGGTTACATTGACAAGCAGGCACTTCCCCTTGCAGATATTGCAATACTTTGCaaaatgtatgtttgtatatattgaGTTCTTTCACTATGTTATGGAATTGTCTGTGATTCCAAAAACTAattgcttcctctgccttttgttaATGGCAAATAATTAATGGCTAATATTTGCTTGGTGGAGTCTTTTCAAAAACAGATGCATTGCACAGCAACTGTATTCACGCTGAATTCTGAAAAATCtcagaatggaaaaaataagtAGTTGAGTAAATTTCGGTGAAAAGCACATCCTGGATATGCCTGATTTATGGCTCTGATCAAGGTGGTGACTGCTATTCGCAATGTTTATATTATCGCCTTGACTGTTTGAGGCCGGTGTGACTGATGAAGGTAGCCGTTCATGCAAGATGGTTTGACTTAAATATTGCCCTAGTTTGTGAGTGCCAGCTGCTATTTGTAAAATTTAGTAGAGGCCtttttcactcattcaacaaatattcaataGGCTGTTCTCACTTCAAGCACTCTAttagacattaaaaatatagaagtGAACAGGACGAGTACTTACAGATGCTTCTAAGCTACGGAGAAAAATTGCGTAACTAATTATAACAGAAAATCACGTAACTAATTATAACTTTGGAACACACGACAGAGGTAAAGTAGAGAGTGATGTGAGAATGTGTGACAGGGAGGCCTGACGGATCAGGAGGATCAGGGAAGACTTTTGTGAGGCAGGGATATTTATACTTAGAACCATAGGATTTGGAAGATGAAACCAGATGGGGAAGTGGAGAAAAAACTTTCAGACAAAGGTAACAGCATGTAGAAAGACCCTGAGACAGAAAAGAGATTATCTCTTTTGGGAACTGAAAGAGGACCCACTTGCCTGGAACTTAGAAGGGAGAGCATCATGTAACCAGGCCTGAGAGATAAAAGTGGGAAGCATGCCACACAGGGTCTTGTGGGACATGTACAAGAATATGAATTTTAACCAGCAAGTGAAATAAGCGGCCATTGATAGGATCTCAGCTGGAAAGAAGCAACAGAGATCCACTTTGATGCTGCATTGAGAAAATGGTAGAAGGAGCCAAGAACATCTGTGGTGAGATTAGTTGCTGCAAGTAAAAGAAGGTATTAAGGATGCACGTAGGTGATTGTGGGACCATGAGGATGGTTTTAGCAGAAAGATCATACATTCAGTTTTAGATAGGTTAAGTTTGCTTGTGACATGATTCTAGTGGAGCCAAATAGTGGCTGGAATATAATAAGAAAGGGCACAGTCGATGTGagttgttgttgctattatatCAAGTTGATAGTTCAATATAAAATCCTAGAGCTTAGAGGAAGGAGGTCTGAGTTACGAATGAACATTCGGAATTTACTAGAGTATAGATGGTAATGAAAACCAAGAAGTATATGAGCTCATCTAAGGAAAGGGGGAGGGGTGAAAAGAAGCCCAAGGACATGGTGCTGGTTATGCCTCTGATTGAGCCTTTCTTTGTTCTAAGATCCATCTGACTTTAGACCTCTGCACTAAGGGTGGGCTTATATGCTTCCCACAACTCTGCTTAAGCTAAAATGCTCATAGCTGTCCCTTTATGAATGCTTAGTGTATGAAATGTCATTGGTCATCTTCAGGATATTTCCCTCATTTCCTGTGATATTTCTACTATCATCATCATAGCAGATAAATTTCGTTTTTTCGTTGTATGTGCCAAACACTATTATAAGagtttgattttgttgttgctgtttttgagacaggattttactctgtcgcccaggctggagtgcagtggtatgataatggctcactgtagcctccacctcccaagctcaagcgatccaaccacttcagcctcccaagtagctgggaccacctgCCACCATATCCAACATATATATGTccgaaaacatatatatatataaatatatatgtttatatataatattatattttttgtagagatgaggttttgctgtgttgcccaggctggtctccacccctgagctcaagtgacctgcccacctcagcctccccttgtgctgggattataggggtgagcgactgcacccagcctctaagAGCTTTAACCCTCATTAAAATCCCCTTAGGAGATATCACAGTAGCCCATTTGCTTAGAAGGAAACTGCAGCATCTAAAGATAATAGCTGCCCAAGATGCATTTCCTACTTGTTCCTAGCATGGAAGGATTGCATTGCAGTTATCTTCCCAGGTGTATGGTATCTTTGATGCAGGCTGTTGGAGTTCATATTTCAGTTCTACCTCTACTAGCTATGACATCATGGGCAGGTTACTTCGCTTCTAAAGGGTCCAACACAATTTCAGTACCTATGTAAGTGTTTATTAATATTAGCTGCATTACTATTGTTATTCTGTATATTCCC includes the following:
- the LOC141410263 gene encoding uncharacterized protein; amino-acid sequence: MRSWNTWPLKKTGEQRKLLQPRSRPVSSANRRSATGGDRAGAPHPSSVASGTRTPFPGRTRRFILGGRRQAAGRGGRNWQAWAEPPGSPCPGPGSQIAGPVRAGARPMEAARVLSSCSLPFPGVGARGLGAGRRRLPPREAVARAAAAARPGGSRDRGSPAQESPARRLLLPRSRCLSGRSRHQLCPRRSRSRRGGVARSSSPPDPGHRVAPESHPDAGPWGAAEIEDPREGGAHGRLQPQVVFSVSPDQVIQMSCNGDINS